A part of Leptospira congkakensis genomic DNA contains:
- a CDS encoding ATP-grasp domain-containing protein, protein MKQLTGSYLSIGAGENQIPLIRAAKARGLKVISVDTDPQAPGLVESDIRILESTHEYRKILHAMSRVPLPFKLMGVGSRSYGKAVYTVSYLAEKMKLRGNPRDTINLFLDKEKFKNSVQKFGIPLPVSLQSKTKDKKFELSFPAIAKPKEGSGKKGITVLESEAEFKKFSRLKTSEGFLLEPLISGDEVTVLGFVIARRFYLVSLTDKITTGKPRFIEVAHVAPSKHIHMAGEIKMICQAVVTATKLKTGPFVAEFKITKNKECLLIESAPEVGGEFLADVLIPEHYGYQYFNDLLSVTIGEKTRPSFLKKAKDGITKSALVFTLPSERQKKMGEPVTLEANMGETVFFQKQLIPTGKTLDKLEGNHKRTQVFGITTKLSTNTNDWLDSIFQRINS, encoded by the coding sequence ATGAAACAACTGACCGGCAGTTACCTTTCCATAGGTGCTGGAGAGAACCAAATCCCCCTCATTCGGGCTGCCAAAGCCAGAGGACTCAAAGTCATCTCCGTAGACACAGATCCCCAGGCTCCTGGCCTAGTCGAATCCGATATTCGTATATTAGAATCTACTCATGAATATAGAAAAATTCTCCATGCCATGAGTCGGGTTCCCCTCCCCTTCAAACTGATGGGAGTGGGTTCAAGATCCTACGGTAAAGCCGTGTATACAGTTTCTTACTTGGCAGAGAAAATGAAACTTCGCGGGAATCCTCGCGATACAATCAATTTGTTTTTGGACAAAGAAAAATTTAAAAACTCTGTCCAAAAGTTTGGAATCCCCCTTCCAGTTTCTCTCCAATCCAAAACAAAAGATAAAAAATTTGAACTTAGCTTTCCGGCAATCGCCAAACCAAAAGAAGGTTCAGGGAAAAAGGGAATTACTGTTTTAGAATCTGAGGCAGAATTCAAAAAATTCAGTCGTTTGAAAACAAGCGAAGGTTTCCTTTTAGAACCTTTGATTTCAGGGGATGAAGTGACAGTCCTTGGTTTTGTCATAGCGAGACGTTTTTATTTAGTTTCACTCACGGACAAAATCACTACCGGCAAACCAAGGTTTATTGAAGTCGCGCATGTAGCACCTTCAAAACATATCCACATGGCTGGGGAAATCAAAATGATCTGCCAAGCGGTTGTCACCGCAACAAAACTAAAAACAGGTCCTTTTGTAGCAGAATTTAAAATCACAAAGAATAAAGAATGCCTACTCATTGAATCGGCACCAGAAGTGGGCGGTGAATTTTTAGCGGATGTTCTCATCCCAGAACACTATGGGTATCAGTATTTCAATGATTTGCTTTCCGTTACCATTGGAGAAAAAACAAGACCTAGTTTTTTAAAAAAAGCAAAAGATGGAATCACCAAATCAGCATTAGTATTTACCCTACCTTCTGAACGCCAAAAAAAAATGGGGGAACCCGTTACCTTGGAAGCAAACATGGGTGAAACGGTATTTTTCCAAAAACAATTAATTCCAACTGGCAAAACACTAGATAAATTAGAAGGAAATCACAAAAGAACCCAAGTGTTTGGAATCACAACAAAACTTTCCACAAACACAAACGATTGGTTAGATTCCATTTTCCAAAGAATCAATTCATGA
- a CDS encoding flagellar hook-basal body protein, giving the protein MLRGLYTGANGMISQQVRMDVVANNLANVDKTAFKKDTTVFKTFPEMLLHRYSEDGIGKTPMGSFDTSPVVGKLGFGAEVNEVYTRFEQGAVKKTDNIFDLMVQDQPGMEKPAFFSVLTNRGERLTRSGSFVLDKNGFVVTPQGFPLLGEKGPIQVNQGNFLVKENGEIYINAKLGTAPKDGTNFSENRFEDPVLLDKLKIRTVENPRHLDKEGDSFYSDTPESGEPTAFPELLAPQVLQGYLEASNVSVVTEMVDMIEVNRAYEANSKTMQTQDSLLGRLFEIMR; this is encoded by the coding sequence ATGTTACGAGGACTCTATACTGGTGCCAATGGGATGATTTCCCAACAAGTGAGAATGGACGTGGTCGCCAACAATTTGGCCAATGTGGATAAAACTGCATTTAAAAAAGATACCACGGTCTTCAAAACCTTTCCCGAAATGTTACTCCATCGTTATTCGGAAGATGGGATTGGAAAAACACCAATGGGTTCCTTTGATACTTCTCCCGTTGTCGGTAAACTGGGGTTTGGTGCCGAAGTGAACGAAGTTTACACTCGCTTCGAACAAGGTGCTGTGAAAAAAACGGATAATATTTTTGATTTGATGGTCCAAGACCAACCCGGTATGGAAAAACCTGCCTTTTTTTCTGTTCTCACCAATCGTGGGGAACGCCTCACTCGGAGTGGGAGTTTTGTTTTAGATAAAAATGGATTTGTTGTGACCCCGCAAGGATTTCCTCTTCTCGGCGAAAAAGGCCCCATCCAAGTGAACCAAGGAAATTTCCTTGTGAAAGAAAATGGGGAAATCTATATCAACGCCAAACTCGGAACCGCTCCCAAAGATGGAACCAATTTCAGCGAAAACAGATTCGAAGACCCAGTCCTACTCGATAAATTAAAAATCCGCACGGTCGAAAACCCGCGCCACCTAGACAAAGAAGGGGACTCGTTTTATTCCGACACTCCTGAATCCGGCGAACCCACTGCCTTTCCAGAACTTCTTGCCCCACAAGTGTTACAAGGTTATTTAGAAGCTTCGAATGTTTCTGTTGTGACGGAAATGGTAGACATGATTGAAGTAAACCGTGCATACGAAGCCAATTCTAAAACCATGCAAACCCAAGACAGTTTACTTGGTCGACTATTTGAGATAATGCGGTAA
- a CDS encoding zinc-binding dehydrogenase yields MRPVVDKVFPFEKFNESLVYVESGDSKGKVVVKVI; encoded by the coding sequence ATTCGTCCGGTAGTGGACAAAGTCTTCCCTTTTGAAAAATTCAATGAGTCTTTGGTTTATGTAGAAAGTGGAGATTCGAAAGGGAAGGTAGTTGTAAAGGTAATTTAA
- a CDS encoding class I SAM-dependent methyltransferase, whose product MKNVWDEHYERPKSKLAFPDENLIRLLSKIQPKNRNALDFGCGSGRHSYLLQNEGYKVTGCDTAKTTIDLLNGESSSIRFLHTPDSDLPFSPKEFGLIISWGVFHYNQREDAKKLLSSLYESLDTNGYLLGSIRADGDTHLGLSKGKMNLKDLSGGYAETYSLEDLQTFLSIFSKISIGYSERTPLGKLEERICHWFFLAEK is encoded by the coding sequence ATGAAAAATGTCTGGGATGAACACTACGAAAGACCAAAATCGAAATTGGCCTTTCCTGATGAAAATTTAATCCGTCTTTTATCGAAAATCCAACCAAAGAATCGTAACGCTCTAGACTTTGGTTGCGGATCGGGTAGGCACTCCTACCTACTCCAAAACGAAGGATATAAGGTTACTGGTTGTGATACTGCCAAAACCACCATTGATCTGTTAAACGGAGAATCTTCTTCCATTCGGTTTTTACACACTCCTGATTCCGACCTTCCCTTTTCTCCAAAAGAATTTGGCCTCATCATAAGTTGGGGAGTGTTTCATTACAACCAAAGAGAAGATGCCAAAAAACTATTATCATCCTTATATGAATCACTCGATACGAATGGTTATCTTTTGGGTTCCATTCGTGCCGATGGAGACACCCATTTAGGTCTTTCGAAAGGCAAAATGAATTTAAAAGACTTAAGCGGTGGTTATGCGGAAACCTATTCCTTGGAAGATTTACAAACTTTTTTAAGTATTTTTTCTAAAATATCAATTGGTTATTCCGAACGAACTCCACTTGGAAAACTAGAAGAACGAATTTGTCACTGGTTTTTCCTTGCTGAAAAATAA
- a CDS encoding class I SAM-dependent methyltransferase encodes MNPNPSLTELCPLDQTNDWRPLYLTTGKYKGLSIVECKSCKLQALFPRPNQKELYTKDYYQGKADYTYIDERDHKKFFQYVWKARIRNIKKFIKTGNFLDIGSSFGGFLESAKEEGFFVQGVEISEYASRYANTIGVPTFNGDLIEAKFPDHHFNVVTMIEVIEHIENPNLFFKELVRILKPGGLLLLQTANFDGWQAKTEGPRYHYYMPGHVFYYSDTILKKILTNLGFSHFVSYFGVDFPLYAKLQKSRGSFQNWKDYFQWFRISYYHFKSKWKRNGFPITSSYVLYAFKK; translated from the coding sequence ATGAATCCGAATCCTTCGCTGACCGAATTATGCCCACTTGACCAAACAAATGATTGGCGGCCCTTATATTTAACCACAGGAAAATATAAAGGCCTGTCCATAGTGGAATGTAAATCCTGCAAACTCCAAGCCCTCTTTCCTCGCCCCAATCAAAAAGAACTTTATACCAAAGACTACTACCAAGGCAAAGCAGACTATACTTACATTGATGAAAGGGATCATAAAAAATTCTTTCAATATGTTTGGAAAGCAAGGATTCGAAATATTAAGAAATTCATTAAAACGGGGAACTTTTTAGACATTGGATCTTCGTTCGGAGGATTTTTAGAATCAGCCAAAGAGGAAGGGTTTTTTGTCCAAGGTGTAGAGATTTCGGAATATGCTTCTCGTTATGCGAATACAATAGGAGTCCCTACATTTAACGGTGATTTGATAGAAGCAAAATTTCCAGACCACCACTTTAACGTGGTCACGATGATAGAAGTGATCGAACATATCGAAAATCCAAATCTTTTTTTTAAAGAACTCGTTCGGATTCTAAAACCAGGTGGCCTACTTCTATTACAAACCGCCAATTTTGATGGATGGCAGGCCAAAACCGAAGGCCCACGTTATCATTACTATATGCCAGGCCATGTCTTTTATTACTCAGACACCATCCTAAAAAAAATATTGACGAACCTTGGATTTAGTCATTTTGTATCGTACTTCGGAGTGGATTTTCCTTTATATGCAAAACTACAAAAATCAAGAGGTTCCTTCCAAAACTGGAAGGACTACTTCCAATGGTTTCGTATTTCGTATTACCATTTTAAATCCAAATGGAAACGAAATGGATTTCCCATCACTTCAAGTTACGTTTTGTACGCTTTTAAAAAATAG
- a CDS encoding RNA-binding protein: MKLSIGNLPQSLTEEALEKLLSAHGKVEHLQIKRDKITKVSLGYGTADMADADAAKAISALNGKEIEGKAIVLVNQEELTKSQNEAAKKKGSPAVSKPTFGRNQTSGGGNTGVQRRGGSRGS; this comes from the coding sequence ATGAAGTTATCCATTGGAAACCTCCCCCAGTCGCTTACCGAAGAAGCCCTCGAAAAACTTCTTTCTGCTCATGGAAAAGTGGAACACCTCCAAATCAAACGGGACAAAATCACCAAGGTATCCTTGGGATATGGAACGGCAGATATGGCGGATGCTGATGCAGCCAAAGCGATTTCTGCTCTCAACGGAAAAGAAATCGAAGGAAAGGCAATTGTCCTAGTCAATCAGGAAGAACTTACCAAGTCGCAAAATGAAGCCGCGAAAAAGAAAGGAAGCCCTGCTGTTTCCAAACCTACTTTTGGTAGAAACCAAACGAGTGGTGGCGGCAATACTGGAGTCCAAAGGAGAGGCGGTTCTCGCGGGTCGTAG